AGGCGGAGCACTCGGAGACCTGTCCCACCTGCGGCGGCTCCGGGCGCATAACCGTCGACACGGGCCTGTTCGGCGTCATGGCCATGACCTGCCCCGAGTGCGAGGGCACCGGTCGCGTCGTGGCCGACCCGTGCCGCGCCTGCGGCGGCTCCGGGCGCACCCTCACGGCGAGCGAGGTCGTGGTCGACGTGCCCGCGGGCTCGCACGACGGCGACGAGGTCCGCGTCGCCGGCATGGGCAACGCGGGCACCAACGGCTCGTCGGCCGGCGACTTCGTCTGCCGCGTCTGCGTGCCCGAGGAGCGCCTGGAGCGCACCCAGGCCAGCGGCTTCAACCTCATCGGCTTCGCCGTGCCCTTCGCCGTGCTCGGCCTTCTCACCTCGACCCTGTCCTCCATGACCTTCATCGTGGGCGTGCCGCTCGTGGTCGGCCTGTACCTCGCGCTGCGCGGCGGCATACGCCACCAGGGGCGCTGGTGGAGAAACGCCGGCATCGCGGTGCTCAACGGCGCCTCCAACGGCCTCGCGCTGGCCGTGTTCCTGGTGCTCATGCTCTCGTGCACCTCGGGCCTCGGCCGCGGGGGCTATGGGGGCTACGGCCTCTACTAGGGGAGGACCGGGGGCCGCACGCCTGCGCGGGGTCCCGCAGTGAAACGATCAGATCGATTCGGGAGTGGGAACGTGGAACCAAAGAATGACTACTACGAGGTGCTCGGGGTCTCTCGCGACGCCGACGCCAAGACGATCAAGCGCGCGTTTCTGAAGAAGGCCCGCAAGCTGCACCCGGACGTCTCCGACGCCCCCGACGCCGAGGAGCGCTTCAAGGAGGTCAACGAGGCGTACTCCGTGCTCTCCGACGATCAGAAGCGCTCCAATTACGACCGCTACGGCGACCCAAACGGGCCCGCTGGCTTCGGGTCGGACTACGTGGACGTCTCTGACATCTTCGGGGGAGGCGGCTTCGGCTTCGGGGACATCTTCGACTCCTTCTTCGGCGGCGGCTCCGCCGGCAAGGGTGCCTCCGCCCGCACCCGCGGGCGCGACATGGGGATTCGTCTCACGATTACCCTCGAGGAGGCCGCGGCGGGCTGTCACAAGACCGTTGCCTACGAGCGGCTCGCCCCCTGCGAGGACTGCGGCGGCACGGGCGCGGCCGAGGGCGGGCGGGCGCGCACCTGCGAGCGCTGCCACGGCACGGGTCGCGTCGTGGAGGCCCAAAGGACGATCTTCGGCCAGATGCAGACGCAGGTGAGCTGCCCGGTCTGCCACGGCCAGGGGCAGGTCATCGACCGCCCCTGCGAGACCTGCGACGGCCAGGGCCGCGCCCCCTCGCGCGAGAAGGTCGAGGTCCAGGTCCCCGCGGGCGTCCACTCCGGGCAGTCCCTCACGGTGGAGGGCAAGGGCGAGGCCGGCGTGCGCGCGGACGCGAGCGGCGACCTCGTCGTGAGCGTCGAGGTCGCGGACAACGAGCGCTTCGAGCGCCGCGGCGATGACCTCTACTGCACCGTCGGGGTCGACTCCCTGCAGGCCGTCGTCGGCACGACGGTCACGATCGACGGCATCATGGAGGGCGAGCGCGCCACCGTCGAGGTGCCGGCGGGCTGCCAGTTCGGCCAGCAGGTCGTGGTGGAGCGCCGGGGCATGCCGCGCATGGGCATGATCGCCCGCGGTAACCTGGTCGCGGTCGTCCAGGTCCAGACCCCGCGCGACCTGACCAAGAAGCAGCTGCTCGACGTCGCGGCGCTCGTGGCCGACCGCGCCCTCGACGCGCATGGCCCCGCCGCGGACGCGTCCGCGGCCGAGGCCAAGGGCGAGTCGGCCGCCGCCGACGCCGCTGCGGAGCACTTTGCCAAGGAGCGCTGGCGCGCGCCCAAGAACCCCTTCAAGGGCGCCGGCAAGGCCGCCCGGTGAGTCCGTCCGCCGAGCCCCCGGCGCGGCCCTCGTCAACCTCGGGTGTCGGGTCAACCGCGTCGGGCTCGACCTCATGGCCCAGGAGCTCGAGCGCGCGGGCGTGCGCCTCGTGGCCGCGGTCGCGGCCGCCGTCGTGATCGTGAACACCTGCGCCGTCACCGGTGAGGCCGAGGCCACGGCGCGCGAGACCCTGCCCGACGTCGTCCTGGGCACCAACCTCATCGTGGGCTTTCCCGGCGAGACGGACGAAGAGTTCGAGCGCTCGCGCGCCTTCTGCGCCGAACGCGCGCGGCGGGCCCACGCCCTTGCCCGCGAGCTTCGCCTCATCGAGGCGCGCCCGGACGTCACCCCCGTGGACGTCCCGAGGTGAAACGAGCCGCGTTTGCGGCTATCATCACAGGGAGCGGAACGGTTCGCGCGTCGCCACAGGAGGAGCATGGAGCCAACCCAGGTTCGTCTCACCATACCGGACTCAGTCGACCCGACCAGGCTCATGGGCCCCGCCGACTCCCTCCTGCGCCGCATCGAGGAGGGCTTCGACGTCCTCATACACGTGCGAGGCAGCAAGATCACGGTCGCGGGGGCGGTCGACGAGGTCGAGCGGGTCACCTCGGTGTTCTCGCGCCTCATACAGCTCGTCGAGGCGGGGCAGGCCCCCACGGCAGACGACGTCGACCTGCTCGTCGACCAGGCGCGCCATGGGGCCGAGGTCTCGGGCGTGGGCACGGGCGACGTCCTCCTGTCGCATCGCGGCGGCGCGATCCGCCCCAAGACGGTCGGGCAGAAGCGCTACGTCGAGGCCATCCGGGACAACGCCGTCACCTTCGGCGTGGGGCCCGCGGGCACCGGCAAGACCTACCTGGCCATGGCCATGGCCGTCTCCGCGCTCGGCCGGCGCGAGGTGGGCCGCATCGTGCTCGCCCGGCCGGTGGTCGAGGCGGGGGAATCCCTGGGGTATCTGCCGGGAACGCTCCAGGACAAGCTCGACCCCTACGTGCGCCCGCTCTACGACGCCCTGTTCGACCTGTGCGACCGCGACCGGGCCAACGCGCTCATCGACGACGGCGCCATCGAGGTCGCGCCGCTCGCCTTCATGCGCGGGCGGACCTTCAACGATGCGTTCGTAATCCTGGACGAGGCCCAGAACACGACGCCCGAGCAGATGAAGATGTTCCTCACGCGCCTGGGCTTCTCATCCAAGTTCGTGATCACGGGCGACGCCTCCCAGCGCGACCTGACGGGCGAGGGAGGCCTGGAGTCGGCGCGGCGCGTGCTGGCGGGCCTCGACGACGTCTCCTTCGTCGACCTCGACCGCAACGACATCGTCCGGCACACGCTCGTCGCGCAGATCGTGGACGCCTACGCGCGCCTGGAGTCCGACGCGACGCCCGTCGCGGCGACCTCCGACCGGAAGGGGGGTGCGCGTGGATAACGAGTACGACCTCTCCTGTGACGAGGGCGTCGAGTCCCCGCTCGCCGACGACCAGATCTGCTCCCTGTGCGATCTCGTGCTCGCCGAGGAGGGCGTGCGGCGCCCCTGCATGGTCTCGATCTCGCTCGTGGGCGAGGAGCGCATCCGGGAGCTCAACGCCTCCTGGCGCGGCTGCGACCGCGCGACCGACGTGATCTCGCTCGAGTGCGAGCGGCCGGACGATCCCGCGCTCGCCCCCGACGAGCCCTGCGAGCTGGGTGACGTCGTGCTCGCACCGGCCTACATCGCGCGTCAGGCGGCCCTCTTCGGGACCACACCCGCCGACGAGCTCCGCCTGCTGCTCGTGCACGGCCTTCTGCACCTGCTCGGCTACGACCACCTCGACGAGGACAGCGCCGAGGCGATGGAGGTCCGCGAGGAGGCCCTTCTCGCCAAGGCGGGCACGGACAAGGCGATCGGCCGCGTCGTGCTCACGCGCCACCGGGAGGGGATCGACGAGTGATTCCCGGATCCAACAGGGACCATCCCGACTTCAGGCGGAGCTTCCTGTTCGCCCTGCAGGGCCTGCGCACGGCCGTGTCCACCGAGCGCAACATCAAGGTCATGCTCGCCGTGGGCACCTGCGCGGTGGTGGCCGGGCTCGTGCTTCGGATAGACCTTCTGAGCTGGGCCGTCATACTGCTGTGCTGCGGGACGGTCATCTCGGCCGAGCTCCTCAACACGGCGATCGAGACGGTGGTCGACCTCGTGTCGCCCGAGTTCCACCCGCTCGCCGGCCGGGCCAAGGACATCGCCGCCGCCGCGGTCTGGGTGCTCTGCCTCGTCGTCGGCGTCGTCGGCCTCGCCGTCTTCGCCCACGCCATCGTCGCCTAGGAAGTCCGCTCGAGAAGAGAAGAACGGGGCCCGGCCCCGGGAGGGTCTTGCATGAACGAGAAGAACGTCGTGTTCGCGAGCGGGTTCGTGGCCCTGGTGGGCCGTCCCAACGCCGGCAAGTCCACGCTGCTCAACGCCTGCGTGGGCGAGAAGCTCGCCATCACGAGCCCCGTCGCCCAGACCACGCGCCGCCGCATGCGCGCCGTCGTGAACACCGACCACTCCCAGCTCGTGATCATCGACACGCCGGGCCTGCACAAGCCCAAGGACGCGCTCGGAAGCGAGCTCAACCGCTCCGCCCTGGGCGAGCTCGCCGGCGCCGACGTCGTGGCCCTTCTCGTGGACGCCACCAAGCCCGTGGGCACCGGCGACGCCTGGGTCGCCAGGCACGTCGCGGCCTCGTCGGCCCCCTACAAGCTCCTCGTGCTCACAAAGGCCGACGTGGCGGGCCCCGAGCAGGTGGCGGCCCAGCTCGCGGCCGTGCGGGACCTCGTCGAGCTCAATGACGAGCTCGTGGTCTCGGCGAGGGAGGGCTTCAACGTGGACGCCTTCGTCGAGCTCGTCTCGGCCCACCTGCCCGAGGGCCCCCGGTGGTTTCCCGAGGGCATGGACGTCGACGCCACGCCGGAGGACCTCGTGGCCGAGTTCGTGCGCGAGAAGCTCTTCTGCAACCTGCGCCAGGAGCTGCCGCACTCGGTCGGCGTGCTCTGCGACGGCCTGGAGTACGCCGATGACGGCCACGCCTCCATCGAGGTGACCGTCCTCGTGGAGCGCGAGGGTCAGAAGGCCATCGTCGTCGGCCACGGCGGCCAGATGATCAAGCGCGTGGGCGTCCAGGCGCGCCGTGACATCGAGCGGCTCCTGGGCTGCAAGGTCTACCTGGACCTCAAGGTGCGCGTGGCCCCGCAGTGGCGCCGAGACGAGCGCGAGATCCGCCGCCTCGGCTACTCCTCGGAGGACTAGACGTGGCCGGCCGGCACACCTACCGCACGCGCGCCATCGTGCTCGGCCGCACCAAGCTCGCCGAGACGGACCTCATCTTGACTCTGCTGTGCGAGGGGGGAGCCGAGGCCCGCGCCGTCGCCAAGGGGGCCCGCAAGCCGGGCGGCCGCCTCGCCGCGCGCGTCGAGCTCTTCTGCGAGACGGACTTCCTCCTGGCGTCCGGCCGCTCGCTCGACGTGGTGGCGGAGGCGTCGCTCGTCGAGCCCCACGCAGAGCTGCGCGGCGACTACGAGCGCGTGTCCGCCGCGAGCGCTGTGGCCGAGGCGGCACGTCTCACCTGCTTCGGCGGGGCCGAGGACGGCTTTCTGTACCCCCTGTGCTCCCGCGCGCTCAAGGCCTGCGAGCAGGCGGGCGACCAGGCCCACCTCGACCTCGTCGTGTCCGCCTACGTGATGAAGGTGCTCGCGCACGGCGGCTGGCGCCCCGAGCTCGATCGGTGCTGCGCCTGCGGTGACGAGGCGACGACCTTCTTCTCGGCCGCGGCGGGCGGGGTCCTGTGCGAGAGCTGTGCGCGCGAGGTGGCCGGTGCCGAGCCGATGGGGGCCGGACAGCTCGCCTGGCTACGCGCCCTCATCGCGTGCACCTTCGACGAGCTGCTCGCCGCCGAGGTGGACCCCGAGACGGCCGTCTTCCTGCTCGGCTGCTCCCACGTCTGGGCCGCCACGCACCTTGACGCCCGCCTGCGCGCCCTCGAGTTCATGCTGAGCGCCTGACGGCGGGCCCGCGGGTGGTGCTGCGGCCCCGCGCTCAGCGCGCGTGGGCGCGGATGGCGTCGCGCAGCCAGGTGGCCGCCCCGTCCGCGGCCCGGTCGTAGTAGGCGCGGAAGCGCTCGTCGGCAACGTAGGACTCGGCCAGGCCCCGGTGCGCCTCGGCGCTGCAGGAGGGCCAGGTGAAGCCGAGCCAGTCGCGGTGGAGCTCGCAGAGGCGCGCCCCGGCCTCGCCTGCGGGGTCGGCCCCGTCACGCACGGCGCATGCGAGCTCGTCGAGGATCCGCCCCTCGAGCCCACGCCACCTCCGGTAGTCCTCCTGGCCCATGTCGCGCACCCTGCCCCCGCCCTTTTCGGCGGCCTCGTCGCCGAAGCGCTCGCGCACCTCGGCCCCAAAGCGCCTCTCGTTGTCCTCCACCAGCTGGTGCTTGAGCCCCTCGAACTTCTCCTCGTCCGTCATGGGACGTCCCCCCTCCTCGTGGTCGAGCGTGCGCTCGACCGTCTCTATGAGCGCATCGAGGCGCTCCCGCTCAGCCCGCAGGCCGAGGAGGTGGGCGGAGAAGGCCGCGCGCCGCTCCTCGGGGGAGCAGGACAGAAGCGGCGCGACGTCGCGCACGGCCACCCCCAGGCTCCGCAGCAGCAAGATCTCCTGGAGCCGGTCGACCTCGGCCGGCCCATAGCGGCGGTAGGCGCTCTGCGCGTCGCGGGCGGGGGACAAAAGCCCCCTCTCCTCGTAGAAGCGCAGCGCGCGCACCGTGGTCCCGGCCAGACGCGCGAGCTCGCCTATGCGATAAGCCCCTTCTCCCATGACCAGCCCTCTCCTCTCTGATGGCGAGAGGAGCGTAGGCCCCTCCGCTGCGTACGGGTCAAGCGCGCGGACTCATTTTTTTCGAGTTTGGGTTCGCCGGAGCTGAGAAATCGGTGGCACGCGGGGCGTGCACAACTTAAAGCCGAGGAAATTCTCTGGACCCGGTCACGACGTGAACCCAAACCCAGATCGGGGTTTGGGTTCGAGGTGAGCAGCCTCCCCGGCTCCGTATTTTCGTTTTCGCAGGTAATCAGGGACTTCTCCCGCGTGTGCCCTGGCCAATGAGCGTCCCGCGAACCCAAACCCGAAAAGAGGGGGGAGGGGGCCGCCGGAACCTACGCCACCGAGCGCACGATGCCGAAAAAGAGGGGCGCCGACGTCGTCAGGTCCACGATCGCGTAGGCGAACGGCCGGTCGAGCGTCACGCGCCGGGGCTCGGTGGCGTCGACCTCGGCCGAGGTCCCCACCATCTCGACGACCGTGGCGGCCCCCGCGCGGGTGCCTCGCTCGTTGACGTCGACGTGGGTCTTGTGCAGCACGCGCCCCAGGGCGAGGCCGCTGCCGTCCTTCGCGCGCGCCATAGCCGAGAAGTCCGCGCGCTCGGCGTCGAAGGCGTCCCCCATCCCCATCCCGACGAGGGGGTCGGCGAGGTCGGCCTCCCAGTCGTAGGAGAACTTG
This is a stretch of genomic DNA from Thermophilibacter immobilis. It encodes these proteins:
- a CDS encoding DnaJ domain-containing protein, giving the protein MASMNDKDYYALLGVEKDASQDQIRKAFQTRARKLHPDVNKEPDAEERFKEVSEAYAVLSDPDKRKRYDAMRSGSPFGGYGAPTSPQGYGSDPFGGASPFGWGPFGGGFGGAASRRRSRSYNPRAGTDVAYELTVDAAAAAKGVRRGVTYQRYGTCEVCHGSGSVEAEHSETCPTCGGSGRITVDTGLFGVMAMTCPECEGTGRVVADPCRACGGSGRTLTASEVVVDVPAGSHDGDEVRVAGMGNAGTNGSSAGDFVCRVCVPEERLERTQASGFNLIGFAVPFAVLGLLTSTLSSMTFIVGVPLVVGLYLALRGGIRHQGRWWRNAGIAVLNGASNGLALAVFLVLMLSCTSGLGRGGYGGYGLY
- the dnaJ gene encoding molecular chaperone DnaJ; amino-acid sequence: MEPKNDYYEVLGVSRDADAKTIKRAFLKKARKLHPDVSDAPDAEERFKEVNEAYSVLSDDQKRSNYDRYGDPNGPAGFGSDYVDVSDIFGGGGFGFGDIFDSFFGGGSAGKGASARTRGRDMGIRLTITLEEAAAGCHKTVAYERLAPCEDCGGTGAAEGGRARTCERCHGTGRVVEAQRTIFGQMQTQVSCPVCHGQGQVIDRPCETCDGQGRAPSREKVEVQVPAGVHSGQSLTVEGKGEAGVRADASGDLVVSVEVADNERFERRGDDLYCTVGVDSLQAVVGTTVTIDGIMEGERATVEVPAGCQFGQQVVVERRGMPRMGMIARGNLVAVVQVQTPRDLTKKQLLDVAALVADRALDAHGPAADASAAEAKGESAAADAAAEHFAKERWRAPKNPFKGAGKAAR
- a CDS encoding PhoH family protein, whose translation is MEPTQVRLTIPDSVDPTRLMGPADSLLRRIEEGFDVLIHVRGSKITVAGAVDEVERVTSVFSRLIQLVEAGQAPTADDVDLLVDQARHGAEVSGVGTGDVLLSHRGGAIRPKTVGQKRYVEAIRDNAVTFGVGPAGTGKTYLAMAMAVSALGRREVGRIVLARPVVEAGESLGYLPGTLQDKLDPYVRPLYDALFDLCDRDRANALIDDGAIEVAPLAFMRGRTFNDAFVILDEAQNTTPEQMKMFLTRLGFSSKFVITGDASQRDLTGEGGLESARRVLAGLDDVSFVDLDRNDIVRHTLVAQIVDAYARLESDATPVAATSDRKGGARG
- the ybeY gene encoding rRNA maturation RNase YbeY, translated to MDNEYDLSCDEGVESPLADDQICSLCDLVLAEEGVRRPCMVSISLVGEERIRELNASWRGCDRATDVISLECERPDDPALAPDEPCELGDVVLAPAYIARQAALFGTTPADELRLLLVHGLLHLLGYDHLDEDSAEAMEVREEALLAKAGTDKAIGRVVLTRHREGIDE
- a CDS encoding diacylglycerol kinase family protein → MIPGSNRDHPDFRRSFLFALQGLRTAVSTERNIKVMLAVGTCAVVAGLVLRIDLLSWAVILLCCGTVISAELLNTAIETVVDLVSPEFHPLAGRAKDIAAAAVWVLCLVVGVVGLAVFAHAIVA
- the era gene encoding GTPase Era, with protein sequence MNEKNVVFASGFVALVGRPNAGKSTLLNACVGEKLAITSPVAQTTRRRMRAVVNTDHSQLVIIDTPGLHKPKDALGSELNRSALGELAGADVVALLVDATKPVGTGDAWVARHVAASSAPYKLLVLTKADVAGPEQVAAQLAAVRDLVELNDELVVSAREGFNVDAFVELVSAHLPEGPRWFPEGMDVDATPEDLVAEFVREKLFCNLRQELPHSVGVLCDGLEYADDGHASIEVTVLVEREGQKAIVVGHGGQMIKRVGVQARRDIERLLGCKVYLDLKVRVAPQWRRDEREIRRLGYSSED
- the recO gene encoding DNA repair protein RecO, which codes for MAGRHTYRTRAIVLGRTKLAETDLILTLLCEGGAEARAVAKGARKPGGRLAARVELFCETDFLLASGRSLDVVAEASLVEPHAELRGDYERVSAASAVAEAARLTCFGGAEDGFLYPLCSRALKACEQAGDQAHLDLVVSAYVMKVLAHGGWRPELDRCCACGDEATTFFSAAAGGVLCESCAREVAGAEPMGAGQLAWLRALIACTFDELLAAEVDPETAVFLLGCSHVWAATHLDARLRALEFMLSA
- a CDS encoding MerR family transcriptional regulator codes for the protein MGEGAYRIGELARLAGTTVRALRFYEERGLLSPARDAQSAYRRYGPAEVDRLQEILLLRSLGVAVRDVAPLLSCSPEERRAAFSAHLLGLRAERERLDALIETVERTLDHEEGGRPMTDEEKFEGLKHQLVEDNERRFGAEVRERFGDEAAEKGGGRVRDMGQEDYRRWRGLEGRILDELACAVRDGADPAGEAGARLCELHRDWLGFTWPSCSAEAHRGLAESYVADERFRAYYDRAADGAATWLRDAIRAHAR